The sequence CAGTCTCAGATATCTACCTCCTATTTCCCATCATCATGCACCTCATCGTCAGTGGGTTATCTGCCGCAGAGGCTTGGACGCTTCTCCAGGAGGAAATTCCGAAGCGAGATGGCGTAGACGCCAAACGCCAGTTCAATCGAGCTAGGGGTGACCGCGAAAAGGCAGTTCATCAAGCCGCGAGTGCTGTGATGGAGGGCAGGCCTAATGCATTCATTACCACATACAACCGACTCAGGAAGCTGACCGAATAGTGTCCCTATCTCCCATCGGAACCGAGTGCCAGCATGGCACAAGATTCCAGATGATGGAGATACTGATGAAAAAGACCACTGTGTTACTCCCCCTGCCCGCCGATGACGAAACCCTGATCCGGCGGATCGACCTCCCCCGATACATTCCAATCTCCGCTCAGACGGCCGCCAGGTGGGCCGTGGAAGGCCATGGACCACGGTTCATCAAGATTGGCCCCCGCATCGTCGCATACCGGTCTGGCGACCTCCGGGCATGGCTAGAGGACCAATCAGAGGCACTTGGTGCAAGGTCTTCCTAGTCATGTATCCGGGGCCAAGATCCTCCTGGAAAACCTGGCTCTCATATCTGAACGGCCAGTTTGCAGTTGTGAAGGTCAACGGCAAGGTGCGCATCTTATGTGAGGAGTTTGGTCCAAGCAGTCCCTGGATGCGGCGTGTCGAATTTATGACAAGGGGAGATTTTGAAGTCCTTCTTGAGAACCAAAGGGTCCGCGTGAATGGAAGATTGGAGCCTGTTGCCTCTCGGTGGCTCAGCGATCCACAGCGCCGAGAATTCCTATCCGGGATCATGTTCGTTCCAAATGGAAAGGTCCCAGAGGGTGTCTATAACCTCTGGAAGGGATTTGCCGTTGCGCCAGAGGAAGGAGAGGTCAAGCCATTCTTGGACTTCATCCATGCCGTCATTTGCGCAGGGGATCAGGCCGTTTATGCCTATGTCGTGGCATGGCTAGCAGATGCTATCCAAAATCCAGTGAGGCGACCTGGCACGGCATTGGTCCTCAGGGGTGGACAGGGTATTGGCAAGAGCTTCTTCGCGGAGACTTTTGGGATGCTCTTCGGACAGCATTTCATTGAAGTGAACAACCCTCGCCACCTTGTCGGAAACTTCAATAGCCATCTCCTCGATAAGCTGGTGGTCTTCGCCGACGAAGGCTCCTTCGAAACCAAGGTTGCACAGTCAACGTTGAAGAACCTAGTTACCGCGCCTACCCTGTCGATCGAGCCGAAAGGCGTGGACGTTATCCAAGCCAAAAATCTCCTCCGGATCATCATCGCCGGAAACCATGAACGCCTTGTGGCGGCGGCTGGAGATGAGCGCAGATACCTCGTCCTCGACGTCTCCGATGTCCACCGCGAAGACCATGCGTATTTTCAGGCTTTGGCCGCATGGCGAGACAACGGGGGCCTCGCAGCTCTGCTACATTTTCTCCAGCACCATAATATCGAGGGCATCAACCTACGCTCCGTTCCGAGGACGAACGCCCTGCTAGGGATGAAGCTTGCCTCGCTGAACGGCGTCGACAAATGGTGGTACGGCCGCCTGTATTCGGGAGAGTTGGCCCCCGGAAGAGGCTGGACAGATTTTGTGCCGATCTCGGAACTGCATGACACCTTCACCGCCGAAGCTGGCTTTGCCAGAGGGCGTGCAACACAGACCGAACTCGGAACCTGGCTGCACAGAATGGTGCCGAACCTGAAAAGGAACCGGCGTACTAATGGAAAGACAAGACCATGGGGTTACAGCTTTCCACCCTTGGTCGAGTGCCGCGCCAACTTCGAAGAAAGAATGGGCCAGAGAGTCGATTGGCCCGACGATGAGAAAAAGAATGGCTAACCTGTCCGACCTTTCTCCCCCTGGTGGGACGATGAAGACACGCAGAAATCAAGGTGTTTCCCTACCTGTCCTACCTGTCCTACCTAATTAATGGGTCATAGAAAATTCATTATAGATTCCGAAGGGCCGTTTTTGGGCAGGACAGGTTAGCCAGGTAGGACAGGTCCAGGCCCACCCATTAGAACGCCCTCCCCTTGAGAACAGGCCACACCATGACAAACATCCCCCCAGATATCCCCGAACTCCCAATGCCTGACGGTACGTCGCCGCGCCATATGGGCTATTCCAACCGAATGGTGCGCTCTGCCGTCGCCGCTACCTTCATCGCCAATGCCCTGGTCCGCACCGACAACGACAAGTACATCCGGTCAGCAGGGCTCATGATGGTGTGTAAGGACTGGTGCCGATCAAACGGCCTTGCTCCCCCTTCCATCCATATCCTGTCCGCCGCGCTGCGTGACTTCGGGGCCGTCTATGCGAAATCCAACGGGCAACGGATATGGCGTGGCGTCCAGTTCACCCAGATGCAGGATCGCCTACCGGTCATGCTGAATGTGGAAGAACTCCATAAGCTCACCAGGCGACCGCCGATCATGACGTTGCCCGAGTTCATCCGCCTTACGGGCATCTCCAGGTCAACGTTCTACGCCCAATGCAAACGCGGCACTGCCCCAACCCATCGCAGGATCGGCGGGCGGGTCATGATCGCAACAACGGACGCCCTGGACTGGTGCCACAAGCATGCATTCCATGCCGCTGC comes from Magnetospirillum sp. WYHS-4 and encodes:
- a CDS encoding DUF5906 domain-containing protein → MARGPIRGTWCKVFLVMYPGPRSSWKTWLSYLNGQFAVVKVNGKVRILCEEFGPSSPWMRRVEFMTRGDFEVLLENQRVRVNGRLEPVASRWLSDPQRREFLSGIMFVPNGKVPEGVYNLWKGFAVAPEEGEVKPFLDFIHAVICAGDQAVYAYVVAWLADAIQNPVRRPGTALVLRGGQGIGKSFFAETFGMLFGQHFIEVNNPRHLVGNFNSHLLDKLVVFADEGSFETKVAQSTLKNLVTAPTLSIEPKGVDVIQAKNLLRIIIAGNHERLVAAAGDERRYLVLDVSDVHREDHAYFQALAAWRDNGGLAALLHFLQHHNIEGINLRSVPRTNALLGMKLASLNGVDKWWYGRLYSGELAPGRGWTDFVPISELHDTFTAEAGFARGRATQTELGTWLHRMVPNLKRNRRTNGKTRPWGYSFPPLVECRANFEERMGQRVDWPDDEKKNG
- a CDS encoding helix-turn-helix domain-containing protein; this translates as MTNIPPDIPELPMPDGTSPRHMGYSNRMVRSAVAATFIANALVRTDNDKYIRSAGLMMVCKDWCRSNGLAPPSIHILSAALRDFGAVYAKSNGQRIWRGVQFTQMQDRLPVMLNVEELHKLTRRPPIMTLPEFIRLTGISRSTFYAQCKRGTAPTHRRIGGRVMIATTDALDWCHKHAFHAAALNITDWALDLGGRSDQIWRQTCRIL